Proteins encoded together in one Astatotilapia calliptera chromosome 7, fAstCal1.2, whole genome shotgun sequence window:
- the LOC113026991 gene encoding carboxylesterase 5A-like produces MKFRVQQTFCFLMSVLFLCVVADLQAPVVHTKLGSLKGEYVSVKGKETGVHAYLGVPFAKPPLGPSLRLAPPQPVGGWEGVRDATKQPPMCIQSKETVLDLVDKLGTALVEIPDISEDCLYLNIYAPANRAKNAKLPVMVWIHGGGFALGSASTYDGSALAAYQDVVVVLIQYRLGLLGFLSTGDEHISGNFGLLDQVEALKWIQQHIHNFGGDPGLVTIFGESAGGVSVSLLLLSPLSDGLFHRAIAESGTAAMNVLMANDPLPMAQAVANASGCSLESTKKISDCMRNLDIDTIVGFTQDPNLRIQVNVDGHFLTKPVDELFRKHELHAVPFMTGVNNDEGGWMLASFFAPQNWTEGLDREFLLNMVSFFYPDPKAAFIRDVIADEYIGNGDDRVKNRDGYTEMLGDLFFTIPAIKAANAHRDAGAPVYLYEYQHPPKFLQQKRPSFVGTDHADEIFTVLGFCFTTTHVRLSDPCPEDEEQLSKIMMSYWGNFARTGSPNGHNLVHWPKYGAEEKYLAIGLKKQVTAQHLKKERFVFLTQTVPEKIKQHEENAERSEL; encoded by the exons CACCTGTAGTCCACACAAAGCTTGGGAGCCTGAAAGGTGAGTATGTGAGTGTGAAAGGGAAGGAGACTGGCGTCCATGCCTACCTGGGTGTCCCATTTGCCAAACCACCCCTCGGCCCTTCCTTGAGACTGGCTCCACCTCAGCCTGTAGGAGGATGGGAAGGAGTAAGAGATGCCACTAAACAGCCACCAAT GTGCATTCAGTCTAAAGAAACTGTTTTGGATCTGGTTGATAAACTCGGTACAGCACTGGTGGAAATACCAGACATCTCTGAAGACTGTCTTTACCTCAACATTTACGCTCCTGCAAACAGAGCTAAAAATGCCAAGCTCCCA GTCATGGTCTGGATTCATGGTGGGGGCTTTGCGCTGGGATCAGCTTCAACATATGATGGCTCTGCCTTGGCTGCTTACCAGGACGTGGTTGTGGTTCTGATCCAGTATCGCTTGGGACTTCTGGGTTTTCTCAG CACTGGAGATGAGCACATTTCAGGGAACTTTGGCCTGCTGGACCAGGTTGAAGCTCTCAAGTGGATCcagcagcacattcacaacTTTGGAGGAGACCCAGGATTAGTTACTATATTTGGAGAGTCTGCTGGTGGAGTGAGCGTGTCTCTTCTG CTCCTGTCACCACTGTCTGATGGGCTGTTTCACCGTGCTATTGCTGAGAGTGGCACAGCTGCAATGAATGTACTTATGGCAAATGATCCTCTACCAATGGCGCAG GCAGTTGCAAACgcatctggctgcagtctcGAAAGCACAAAGAAGATCAGTGACTGCATGAGAAACCTTGATATTGATACTATAGTGGGTTTTACACAG gATCCAAATTTGAGAATTCAAGTAAATGTTGATGGACATTTCCTGACTAAACCTGTGGATGAGCTGTTTCGTAAACATGAACTCCATGCTGTTCCATTCATGACTGGTGTCAATAATGATGAAGGTGGATGGATGCTTGCATCA TTTTTTGCTCCCCAAAACTGGACAGAAGGACTAGATCGAGAATTTCTTTTGAACATGGTTTCCTTCTTCTACCCCGAC CCTAAAGCAGCATTTATCAGAGATGTGATAGCTGATGAATATATCGGAAATGGTGACGAccgtgtgaaaaacagagatgggtacactgagatgcttggagatttgtttttcaccattCCAGCGATCAAAGCTGCTAATGCTCACAGAg ATGCAGGCGCTCCTGTATACCTGTATGAGTACCAACATCCTCCCAAATTCCTGCAGCAGAAAAGGCCGAGCTTTGTCGGGACTGACCATGCGGATGAAATTTTTACAGTTTTGGgattttgcttcacaactaccCATGTTAGGTTATCTG ATCCGTGCCCTGAGGATGAAGAACAGTTGAGCAAGATCATGATGAGCTACTGGGGGAACTTTGCTCGCACAGG atCTCCTAATGGGCACAACCTTGTCCACTGGCCAAAGTATGGAGCAGAAGAAAAGTACCTGGCGATTGGTTTAAAAAAGCAGGTAACTGCTCAGCACCTGAAGAAGGAGCGCTTTGTCTTCCTGACTCAGACCGTCCCAGAGAAGATCAAACAGCATGAGGAAAATGCAGAACGCAGCGAGCTGTAG